From a region of the Torulaspora globosa chromosome 7, complete sequence genome:
- the YRA2 gene encoding Yra2p (ancestral locus Anc_1.535) → MSIEQSLSNIIDEDQASTDAKHKVTRYRRRDLRNSLASRIGTIENLPREGSEERGRESSLPPKRRVKLTNIPLDVSDYTLEDMMKEYGNPIYSNIYDSKDSRTAVFEFEDEAVIEKILEKYNDTDLNGARLRVEVFNLNDKKNRRRNRRANQFSSRGSHYGVRKERGTQRERVKMPTVQDLDAELEEYMNS, encoded by the exons ATGTCGATTGAGCAATCTCTAAGCAACAttatcgatgaagat CAAGCTTCCACCGATGCAAAGCACAAAGTAACT AGGTATCGCCGTAGGGATTTGAGGAATAGCCTGGCCTCTCGAATCGGTACAATCGAGAACTTGCCCAGAGAAGGTAGTGAGGAGCGGGGGAGAGAATCTTCTTTACCTCCAAAGAGGCGAGTCAAACTCACCAATATCCCACTCGACGTTTCTGACTACACTTTGGAAGACATGATGAAGGAGTACGGCAACCCAATCTATTCAAATATCTATGATTCTAAAGACAGTAGAACGGCGGTGTTTGAGTTCGAAGACGAGGCAGTCATCGAGAAGATATTGGAAAAGTACAACGACACTGATCTTAACGGTGCTCGATTGCGTGTGGAGGTATTTAATTTGAacgacaagaagaacagaCGTCGGAACAGGAGGGCGAACCAGTTCTCCAGCCGTGGTAGTCACTATGGTGTTCGCAAAGAACGGGGCACTCAACGTGAGCGAGTGAAAAT